In Pedobacter sp. WC2423, the following are encoded in one genomic region:
- a CDS encoding SusC/RagA family TonB-linked outer membrane protein: protein MKRIFTKFSVLTFLCLLFINAASAQNITVKGTITDGQDKTTIPAVSVVVKGTTIGTQTDANGKYAISVPANGTLVFTYIGYNTQEVPVNNQTTVNVSLASSSQQLEQVVVVGYGTQRKVDVTGSVASLKGTEISKQASTNPVSALQGKIAGVAITNSGTPGSAPQIRIRGLGTIFGNQAPLYVVDGVWYSDINFLNPGDIENMSVLKDASAQSIYGIRAANGVVLITTKKGKLGSATTINYDAYAGFQSVTNKVKMADASEYATLTNELYTFNGQAPLFKDTNLGAGTDWYKQILQNAFVMNHNISIAGGTEKSTYNVSLGYLDQDGIVKTNNYKRYTARVSNDIQVFKDLKVGYNVTGVASKSKDIPQTIFHQMYSASPTVAVFNADGTYGDPKLQNLGDGANFNPQATLDYFNQQTQDYRVTGNIYAELKFAKHFTFRTSVGGEFGQSENRKYNPVYFATTAQKNDISLLDLKRVETRNWIVENTLTYQNTFNEDHSLTVLLGQSAQSNKSYTLNASAQNVPFNSDADLYLRLGDAATRNILDQGSLIKFASYFARVNYAFKNKYLLNASIRTDGASQFFGSETWGYFPSIGAGWVLTNEDFMKDQTVFSSLKLRGSWGKVGNASVPVNPSQSLIAQTADLIAFYNNNPNTGASGNTLVPPVIVWEKGIGSNIGFEAAFLKNRLTVEGDYYSRKTSRAIFGLPILGSLGTVDNQILGNQADLQNRGAEISVAWSDVTGGGLTYSIGGNVSYNQNKVLSVLSGKTPIYAGSTGLTNGYVANRTMEGSPIGEFFGYKTVGIFQNAADIANSPTQSGALPGGFKYADTNGDGQINSQDRVALGNPNPKYTYGINTSFSYKNFDLALDFQGVAGVDVYNSNLAYRFGNENFTKDFVDNRWHGEGTSNTYPSVNIGSSANSAPNSFYVSSGSYFRVRNAQLGYTLPKSVLAKWKIQKIRFYANAQNAINLFGYKGFSPEVGPIPVDNAEKILDRPSNSLNAGLDANVYPLYATYNFGVNLTF, encoded by the coding sequence ATGAAACGAATCTTTACAAAATTTTCTGTTTTAACTTTTCTATGTTTGCTTTTTATTAACGCAGCATCTGCCCAGAACATTACTGTTAAGGGTACCATCACAGATGGTCAGGATAAGACAACTATCCCGGCAGTGAGCGTCGTTGTAAAAGGGACAACCATAGGAACACAAACAGATGCTAATGGTAAGTATGCCATCAGCGTTCCGGCTAACGGAACCTTAGTATTTACCTATATCGGATACAACACACAGGAGGTTCCTGTAAACAATCAAACAACTGTTAACGTATCCTTAGCTTCCAGCTCGCAGCAATTAGAGCAGGTAGTGGTAGTAGGTTATGGTACACAGCGTAAAGTTGACGTCACAGGATCAGTAGCCAGCCTGAAAGGAACTGAGATCTCCAAGCAGGCATCTACCAACCCGGTAAGTGCATTGCAAGGTAAGATTGCAGGTGTGGCGATCACCAATTCAGGTACACCAGGTTCTGCGCCTCAAATCCGCATCAGGGGTTTAGGTACGATCTTCGGTAACCAGGCTCCTTTATATGTAGTGGATGGTGTATGGTACAGCGATATTAATTTCCTGAATCCAGGTGACATCGAGAACATGAGTGTTTTAAAAGATGCTTCTGCACAATCTATCTATGGTATCCGCGCTGCGAATGGTGTAGTATTGATTACTACCAAAAAAGGAAAGTTAGGCTCAGCGACTACCATTAACTACGATGCTTATGCAGGTTTCCAGTCGGTAACGAATAAAGTTAAAATGGCTGATGCTTCTGAATATGCAACGTTGACAAACGAGTTGTATACTTTCAATGGTCAGGCTCCATTATTTAAGGATACAAACCTGGGTGCTGGCACAGACTGGTACAAACAAATTCTGCAAAATGCTTTTGTAATGAACCACAATATCTCTATTGCTGGTGGTACAGAAAAATCTACTTACAATGTTTCCCTGGGTTATTTAGATCAGGATGGTATTGTAAAAACAAACAACTACAAAAGATATACAGCAAGAGTATCGAATGATATCCAGGTTTTCAAAGATTTGAAAGTTGGTTATAACGTGACTGGTGTTGCCAGTAAATCAAAAGATATTCCTCAAACTATCTTCCACCAGATGTATTCTGCATCACCAACAGTAGCTGTATTTAATGCAGACGGAACTTATGGTGATCCAAAATTACAGAACTTAGGAGATGGTGCTAACTTCAATCCTCAGGCTACGCTTGATTACTTCAATCAGCAAACACAGGATTACAGAGTTACAGGTAATATTTATGCTGAATTAAAATTCGCAAAACACTTCACTTTCAGAACAAGTGTAGGTGGAGAATTTGGTCAGTCTGAAAACAGAAAATACAACCCTGTTTATTTCGCAACTACAGCACAGAAAAATGACATCAGTCTTTTAGATCTTAAACGCGTAGAAACGAGAAACTGGATCGTAGAGAATACATTGACTTATCAGAACACTTTTAATGAAGATCATAGTCTGACTGTATTGTTAGGTCAGTCTGCACAAAGCAATAAATCTTATACGTTAAATGCTTCTGCACAAAACGTACCTTTTAACAGCGATGCAGATTTATATTTAAGATTAGGTGATGCAGCAACAAGAAATATACTGGATCAGGGATCTCTGATTAAATTTGCTTCTTATTTTGCCAGAGTAAATTACGCGTTCAAAAACAAATACTTGTTAAACGCTTCTATTCGTACTGATGGAGCTTCACAGTTTTTTGGTAGCGAGACCTGGGGTTATTTCCCTTCTATAGGTGCCGGATGGGTATTAACGAATGAAGACTTCATGAAAGATCAGACCGTATTCAGCTCTTTAAAATTAAGAGGTAGCTGGGGTAAAGTTGGTAACGCAAGTGTACCGGTTAACCCAAGTCAGTCTTTAATTGCTCAGACTGCTGATTTGATCGCATTCTATAATAACAATCCAAATACTGGTGCAAGTGGTAATACTTTGGTACCTCCTGTTATTGTCTGGGAAAAAGGAATTGGAAGTAATATTGGTTTCGAAGCTGCTTTCCTGAAAAACAGGTTAACAGTTGAAGGTGATTATTACAGCAGAAAAACTTCAAGAGCGATCTTCGGTTTGCCAATTTTAGGTTCATTAGGAACTGTTGACAACCAGATTTTAGGTAACCAGGCTGATTTACAAAACAGAGGTGCTGAGATTTCAGTAGCCTGGAGTGATGTAACAGGTGGTGGTTTAACTTACTCTATTGGTGGTAACGTCAGTTATAATCAAAATAAAGTTCTTTCTGTATTATCTGGTAAAACTCCTATCTATGCTGGTAGCACTGGCTTAACGAATGGTTATGTAGCCAACAGAACTATGGAAGGCAGCCCGATCGGAGAATTCTTCGGTTATAAAACTGTAGGTATTTTCCAGAATGCGGCTGATATTGCAAATTCACCTACTCAATCTGGTGCTTTACCTGGTGGATTTAAATATGCAGATACCAATGGTGACGGACAAATTAATTCTCAGGACAGAGTTGCTTTGGGAAATCCTAATCCTAAATATACTTATGGTATCAATACAAGCTTCTCTTACAAAAACTTTGATCTTGCTTTAGATTTCCAAGGTGTGGCTGGTGTTGATGTTTACAACTCTAATCTTGCTTACCGTTTTGGAAATGAGAATTTCACTAAAGATTTCGTAGATAACCGCTGGCATGGTGAAGGTACTTCAAATACCTACCCTTCAGTAAATATCGGGTCGTCAGCGAACTCAGCGCCAAACTCTTTCTATGTGAGCAGCGGTTCTTATTTCAGAGTTAGAAATGCACAATTAGGTTATACTTTACCTAAGAGCGTTCTGGCTAAATGGAAAATCCAGAAGATCAGATTTTATGCCAACGCGCAAAACGCAATCAATTTATTTGGCTACAAAGGATTCAGTCCTGAAGTTGGACCAATCCCTGTTGATAACGCTGAGAAAATTTTAGACAGACCATCGAACTCATTAAATGCAGGTCTTGACGCTAACGTTTACCCGTTATATGCGACTTACAACTTTGGTGTTAATCTTACTTTTTAA
- a CDS encoding RagB/SusD family nutrient uptake outer membrane protein has protein sequence MIQNKNIYTKTVLAFGLIVSIAVIPACKKSFLNVPEQGQQNSAVFWKTAEDAGKGVNAIYGNLRSWENTAFPAIAIESMGSDDAEKGSTPSDASFFLDFDEFKVDPAQGNIAGFWSGQYRNINYTNQVLDNVPAIVMDEALKARYLAEAKFVRAFSYFRLVRAFGNIPLRLHVPKDPNKDYNLPQTPVAQVYAQIEKDLTEAEAVLPAKYGAADLGRATKGAALSLHAKVAMYQKKWGDVLNYTNQVMGLGYALLPDFEQSFRLANENSSESIFEIQCALVPGNPDASNSQYSQVQGVRGTSGVDGGGWGFNVPTPDLAAAFEPGDPRRSGTILFRGTTTPEGDVIPKVGDNPMYNMKSYSPFKLFVSNFNEGAQQNVRMIRYSDVLLMNAEAANELGNSGQALSSLEQVRKRARQGNPDILPAVTTTDQTALRAAIYKERRVELAMEFDRYFDVIRQGRGTAVFGPKGWKAGKNEVWPIPQTEVDLSGGVLVQNPGY, from the coding sequence ATGATACAAAATAAAAATATATACACAAAAACGGTTTTGGCTTTTGGCCTGATTGTTTCTATTGCTGTAATCCCTGCTTGTAAGAAGAGCTTTTTGAATGTACCTGAGCAAGGACAACAAAATAGCGCTGTCTTCTGGAAAACAGCTGAAGATGCCGGAAAAGGTGTCAATGCAATTTATGGGAACCTGCGTTCATGGGAAAACACAGCTTTCCCTGCAATTGCAATTGAAAGTATGGGTTCTGATGATGCAGAAAAAGGTAGTACACCTAGTGATGCAAGTTTTTTCCTGGACTTTGATGAGTTCAAGGTAGACCCTGCACAAGGTAATATTGCTGGTTTCTGGAGTGGTCAGTATAGAAATATTAACTACACAAACCAGGTACTGGATAACGTACCTGCAATTGTAATGGATGAGGCTTTAAAAGCAAGATACCTGGCTGAAGCTAAATTTGTAAGAGCTTTCTCTTATTTCAGATTGGTTCGTGCTTTTGGTAACATTCCTTTGCGTCTGCATGTCCCAAAAGATCCTAACAAGGATTATAACTTGCCTCAGACTCCGGTTGCACAGGTTTATGCGCAGATTGAAAAAGATTTAACGGAAGCTGAAGCTGTACTGCCAGCTAAATATGGAGCTGCAGATTTAGGCAGAGCAACCAAAGGTGCTGCTTTAAGTTTACATGCTAAAGTAGCCATGTATCAAAAGAAATGGGGTGATGTACTCAATTATACCAACCAGGTAATGGGTTTAGGTTATGCATTGTTACCTGATTTTGAACAAAGTTTCAGACTTGCGAATGAGAACAGTTCAGAATCAATATTTGAAATTCAGTGTGCTTTAGTTCCTGGAAATCCGGATGCTTCCAATTCTCAGTATTCACAGGTACAAGGTGTACGTGGAACAAGTGGTGTAGATGGTGGCGGATGGGGGTTCAATGTTCCTACTCCTGATCTGGCTGCTGCTTTTGAACCTGGTGACCCAAGAAGATCTGGTACTATTCTTTTCAGAGGCACAACTACTCCAGAAGGCGACGTAATTCCTAAAGTTGGTGACAATCCTATGTACAACATGAAATCTTACTCTCCTTTCAAATTATTTGTAAGTAATTTCAATGAAGGTGCACAACAAAATGTACGCATGATCCGCTACTCTGATGTTTTATTAATGAACGCAGAAGCAGCAAATGAACTGGGTAATTCTGGTCAGGCTTTATCTTCTTTAGAACAAGTAAGAAAAAGAGCCCGTCAGGGTAATCCTGATATTTTACCTGCGGTAACAACCACAGACCAGACGGCTTTACGCGCAGCGATCTATAAAGAAAGACGTGTGGAGTTAGCCATGGAATTTGACCGTTACTTTGATGTAATCCGTCAGGGAAGAGGAACAGCAGTTTTCGGCCCTAAAGGATGGAAAGCTGGTAAAAATGAAGTTTGGCCGATTCCTCAGACAGAAGTTGACCTCAGCGGTGGGGTATTAGTTCAAAACCCGGGTTACTAA
- a CDS encoding glucoamylase family protein encodes MKLKSLLSLFILTILTFFAVAQKKNVAFQGIKAEMKIQKNLTDDQLLDLVQKQTFRYFWDFGHPVSGMARERSNVAFEYGSEVVTIGGTGFGVMATIVAAERKFITREQAAARTKKIVDFLYKADQFHGAFPHWLNGETGKVIRFSPKDDGADLVETSLLFQGLLTARQYYTADNAVETDIRNKILWMWEGVEWNWFTQQQNVLYWHWSPNNGWSMNHPIKGWNECFITYVLAASSPKSPIDKKVYEEGWANSNTFFNGKKFEGITLPLGFDFGGPLFFSQYSFTGLDPRGLKDRYADYFEQNKNHTLINRAYCIENPKHFKGYGENCWGLTASDSWQGYAAHSPSEDLSVISPTAALSAFPYTPEYSMKALKHFYFDLGDKIWSEYGFVDGFSEEHNWYAKSHLAIDQGPVICMIENYRTGLLWKLFMSNPDVKNGLNKLGIESPAIAK; translated from the coding sequence ATGAAATTAAAATCTTTACTCAGCCTCTTTATTTTAACGATACTTACTTTTTTTGCAGTAGCGCAAAAGAAAAATGTAGCATTTCAGGGTATTAAAGCCGAAATGAAAATACAGAAAAACCTGACTGACGACCAGCTTCTTGATTTAGTACAGAAACAAACCTTCCGTTATTTCTGGGATTTTGGTCATCCTGTTAGTGGAATGGCACGTGAGCGCAGTAATGTCGCTTTTGAATATGGCAGTGAGGTCGTGACTATTGGTGGAACTGGTTTTGGGGTCATGGCAACTATTGTAGCTGCTGAGCGTAAATTTATAACGCGTGAACAGGCTGCTGCAAGAACTAAAAAAATTGTAGACTTTTTATATAAGGCTGATCAGTTTCATGGTGCTTTTCCGCACTGGCTGAATGGCGAAACAGGAAAAGTAATCCGTTTCAGTCCTAAAGATGACGGTGCTGATCTGGTGGAAACCTCTTTGCTTTTCCAGGGTTTACTGACGGCACGCCAATATTATACGGCAGACAATGCTGTAGAGACTGATATTCGCAATAAAATCCTTTGGATGTGGGAAGGTGTGGAATGGAACTGGTTTACACAACAACAAAATGTTTTATACTGGCATTGGAGTCCTAATAATGGCTGGAGCATGAACCACCCGATTAAAGGATGGAATGAATGTTTTATCACCTATGTGCTGGCGGCTTCATCTCCAAAATCACCTATTGATAAAAAAGTGTACGAAGAAGGCTGGGCAAACAGCAATACATTTTTCAACGGAAAAAAATTTGAAGGGATTACACTACCTCTTGGTTTTGATTTCGGTGGCCCCTTATTCTTTTCACAATATTCCTTTACAGGACTGGATCCGCGTGGTTTGAAAGATCGTTACGCAGATTATTTTGAACAGAATAAAAACCACACGTTAATCAATCGTGCCTATTGTATAGAGAATCCTAAACATTTTAAAGGTTATGGAGAAAATTGCTGGGGATTAACTGCAAGTGATAGCTGGCAGGGTTATGCTGCACATTCTCCTTCGGAAGATTTAAGTGTGATCAGCCCAACGGCTGCTTTATCAGCTTTCCCTTATACGCCTGAATATTCGATGAAAGCTTTGAAGCATTTCTATTTTGATCTTGGTGACAAGATCTGGAGTGAATATGGTTTCGTGGATGGCTTTAGTGAAGAGCATAACTGGTATGCAAAATCACATCTGGCAATTGATCAGGGGCCTGTTATCTGTATGATAGAAAACTACCGCACAGGATTACTATGGAAATTATTTATGAGCAATCCGGATGTTAAAAACGGATTGAACAAATTAGGCATTGAAAGTCCTGCCATCGCTAAATAA
- a CDS encoding family 43 glycosylhydrolase, with translation MKRTLLLFCLLISSTALFAQKKQLTYCNPVNLDYGYTPIPHFTEQGKHRATADPVIVNYKGDYFLFSTNQMGYWWSEDLYHWNFVSRSFLRPEHKVYDDLCAPSVWIQGDTMLVFGSTYSKNFPIWMSTDPKKDSWKETVHEFEIGGWDPAHFVDEDGKLYMYNGSSNQYPLYGIELNRKTFAPIGTRKELLLLNDERFGWQRFGENLDNTFLDPFIEGAWMTKHHGKYYLQYGAPATEFSGYADGVAISKSPLGPFEHQSLPLSYKPGGFARGAGHGATFQDRWKNYWHVSTMVVSVKNNFERRLGIWPAGFDQDDVMYMDAAFGDYPHYFPDQTTDHLKSGFTGWMLLNYNKPVIVSSTLGGYTANLAVDESIRTYWSAESGKKGEWIQTDLGKLSRVNAVQINYADQDAEFSGKQNDIYHQYKLWYSVDGKSWKILADKSANRKDVPHDYIELDQPVSARFIKLENIHMPAGKFAISGLRVFGNGNGKKPAAVKGFTVLRTEKDKRNSWIRWSTVDDAYGYNIYLGTDPDKLYNSIMVYQANEYWYKGMDKEKPYYFCIEAINENGISERSKVTRVN, from the coding sequence ATGAAAAGAACGCTGCTGTTGTTTTGCCTGCTGATTTCAAGCACTGCTTTATTCGCTCAGAAAAAGCAGCTGACTTATTGCAATCCGGTCAATCTGGATTATGGCTATACCCCTATTCCTCATTTTACAGAACAGGGGAAACACCGTGCAACAGCAGATCCTGTGATTGTAAATTATAAAGGAGATTATTTCTTGTTCTCTACCAATCAGATGGGCTATTGGTGGAGTGAAGACTTATATCACTGGAATTTTGTTTCCCGCTCTTTCCTTCGTCCGGAGCATAAGGTGTATGATGATCTGTGTGCGCCTTCAGTTTGGATACAGGGTGATACCATGCTGGTTTTTGGTTCTACTTATTCCAAAAATTTCCCGATCTGGATGAGTACAGATCCGAAAAAGGATTCGTGGAAGGAAACGGTACATGAATTTGAAATCGGGGGCTGGGACCCTGCACATTTTGTGGATGAGGATGGGAAGTTATATATGTACAATGGTAGCAGCAATCAATATCCTTTGTACGGAATTGAATTAAATCGTAAAACTTTCGCTCCGATAGGTACAAGAAAAGAATTGCTCTTGTTGAATGATGAACGGTTTGGCTGGCAGCGTTTCGGTGAAAACCTGGACAATACTTTCCTTGATCCTTTTATTGAAGGCGCATGGATGACTAAACATCATGGAAAATATTATTTACAGTATGGTGCACCAGCCACAGAGTTTAGTGGTTATGCAGATGGTGTAGCGATATCAAAGAGTCCGCTTGGCCCCTTTGAGCATCAGTCATTACCGTTATCTTATAAACCGGGTGGTTTTGCAAGAGGCGCCGGACATGGAGCAACCTTTCAGGACAGATGGAAAAATTACTGGCACGTTTCTACTATGGTGGTCTCTGTCAAGAACAATTTTGAACGCAGACTAGGTATCTGGCCTGCAGGATTCGATCAGGATGATGTCATGTATATGGATGCTGCTTTTGGCGATTATCCGCATTATTTTCCTGACCAGACTACAGATCATTTAAAGTCTGGTTTCACCGGATGGATGTTGCTGAATTACAATAAGCCTGTTATTGTTTCTTCTACTTTGGGTGGTTATACTGCAAATTTAGCAGTGGATGAAAGTATCAGGACCTACTGGAGTGCAGAAAGTGGTAAAAAAGGAGAATGGATACAGACCGATCTTGGGAAGTTATCCCGTGTAAACGCAGTACAAATAAATTATGCGGACCAGGATGCAGAATTTTCAGGAAAACAAAATGACATTTATCACCAATACAAACTGTGGTATTCGGTGGATGGTAAAAGTTGGAAAATATTAGCTGATAAAAGTGCAAACCGGAAAGATGTTCCGCATGATTATATAGAATTGGATCAGCCAGTCTCTGCCCGCTTTATCAAATTAGAGAATATCCATATGCCTGCTGGCAAATTTGCGATCAGCGGGTTAAGGGTGTTTGGAAATGGCAATGGAAAGAAACCAGCAGCTGTTAAAGGTTTCACCGTGTTGAGAACGGAAAAAGACAAAAGAAATTCATGGATCAGATGGAGTACCGTAGACGACGCTTATGGGTATAACATTTATTTAGGTACGGATCCTGATAAATTATACAATAGCATCATGGTTTACCAGGCCAATGAATATTGGTATAAAGGCATGGATAAAGAAAAACCTTATTACTTCTGTATAGAAGCAATCAATGAAAATGGAATATCTGAAAGATCAAAAGTAACGAGAGTCAATTAA
- the bglX gene encoding beta-glucosidase BglX: protein MKTTTSLFFLAALFCANSLVAQQKKAASATDQKMNTFIDNLMSKMTVDEKIGQLNLPAVGFDVTGPILSQGVDEKIEKGLVGGVFNTFTPQAVLKLQKLAVTKSRLKIPLLFGYDVVHGHKTIFPIPLGLSASWDMDLIEKSARIAAREASADGLNWTFSPMVDIARDPRWGRIAEGSGEDPYLGSLIGAAMVRGYQTNSLSNKDAIMACVKHFALYGAAEGGRDYNTTDMSLIRMYNEYLPPYKAAIDAGAETVMVSFNDINGTPATANKWLLTDLLRKDWGFKGFVVSDYTGVSELIAHGLGDLQTVSARSLEAGNDMDMVSEGFLTTLKQSLKEKKITQEVIDMACRRILESKYKLGLFENPYKYVNEELAKTEILSAQNRSDAKNIAAASMVLLKNNNQLLPLKKNAKIALIGPLADNKRDMIGNWSAAGDWKKAISVIEGLKNAAPDMEITYAKGANLVDNPAILKQINANGADITADAKSPKQLIDEAVDAAKKADIAVVVLGESAIMGGEATSRTNLDLLPNQKDLLKALSATGKPIVLVLMNSRPLTLEWEDANVPAILETWFSGTEAGNAIADVLVGNYNPSGKLTATFPRNVGQIPLYYNHKSTGRPYDGISNEKFKSRYIDSSNDPLYPFGFGLSYTSFDFSAVKLDKSTLKSGQTIQATVTVKNTGKFDGHEIVQLYLQDIYGSVTRPVKELKGFQKIFLKKGESKKITFTIDTEMLKFYNSDLKFAAESGDFNVFIGSNSRDVSTAKFSFTL, encoded by the coding sequence ATGAAAACAACGACTTCCTTATTTTTCCTGGCGGCTCTTTTCTGTGCAAACTCTTTAGTGGCACAACAGAAAAAAGCTGCAAGCGCGACTGACCAGAAGATGAACACGTTCATCGACAATCTAATGTCTAAAATGACAGTGGATGAAAAAATCGGACAACTAAACCTTCCTGCGGTTGGTTTCGATGTAACGGGGCCGATTTTAAGTCAGGGAGTAGATGAAAAAATTGAAAAAGGCCTTGTAGGAGGTGTTTTCAATACATTCACCCCACAAGCAGTACTTAAATTACAAAAGCTTGCCGTGACTAAATCACGTTTAAAAATTCCTTTGTTATTTGGATATGATGTGGTGCATGGTCATAAAACGATCTTCCCTATTCCTTTAGGCTTAAGTGCAAGCTGGGATATGGATTTAATTGAAAAAAGTGCGCGTATTGCTGCAAGAGAAGCTAGTGCAGATGGTTTAAACTGGACGTTCTCTCCTATGGTGGATATTGCAAGAGATCCGAGATGGGGAAGGATCGCTGAAGGTTCTGGCGAGGATCCTTATTTAGGATCTTTAATCGGTGCGGCTATGGTCAGAGGTTATCAAACCAATAGTCTTTCCAATAAAGATGCGATTATGGCTTGTGTAAAGCACTTTGCTTTATACGGTGCTGCTGAAGGCGGAAGAGATTACAATACCACAGACATGAGTCTGATCAGAATGTACAATGAATATTTACCTCCTTATAAAGCAGCTATTGATGCAGGTGCTGAAACGGTAATGGTTTCTTTCAATGATATTAACGGAACACCAGCTACTGCCAATAAATGGTTATTAACTGATTTATTGCGTAAAGATTGGGGTTTCAAAGGTTTTGTGGTGAGTGATTACACGGGTGTGAGTGAACTGATTGCACATGGTCTGGGTGATTTACAAACGGTGAGTGCAAGATCTCTGGAAGCTGGAAATGATATGGATATGGTGAGTGAGGGTTTCCTGACTACTTTAAAACAGTCTTTGAAAGAAAAGAAGATCACACAAGAAGTGATTGATATGGCCTGCCGCAGGATTCTGGAATCAAAATATAAATTGGGTCTGTTTGAAAATCCTTACAAGTACGTGAATGAAGAACTTGCAAAAACAGAAATCCTTTCTGCACAAAACAGATCAGATGCAAAAAACATCGCAGCTGCTTCTATGGTGTTATTGAAAAACAACAACCAGTTGTTACCGTTAAAGAAAAATGCAAAGATCGCTTTAATTGGCCCGCTTGCGGATAATAAACGTGATATGATTGGTAACTGGAGTGCAGCGGGTGACTGGAAAAAAGCCATCAGCGTAATCGAAGGTTTAAAAAATGCAGCTCCGGATATGGAGATCACTTATGCTAAAGGTGCGAACCTGGTTGATAATCCAGCAATATTAAAACAGATCAATGCCAATGGTGCTGATATTACCGCAGATGCAAAATCACCAAAGCAATTAATTGATGAGGCAGTTGATGCAGCAAAAAAAGCTGATATTGCTGTAGTTGTTTTAGGTGAAAGTGCGATTATGGGTGGTGAGGCAACAAGCCGCACGAACCTTGATTTGCTGCCGAATCAGAAAGATTTATTAAAAGCACTATCAGCTACTGGTAAGCCAATCGTTCTGGTATTGATGAATAGCCGTCCGTTGACACTGGAATGGGAAGATGCCAATGTTCCTGCCATTTTAGAAACGTGGTTCAGTGGTACAGAAGCTGGGAATGCAATTGCTGATGTACTGGTTGGTAATTATAATCCTTCGGGTAAACTGACAGCTACTTTTCCAAGAAATGTAGGTCAGATCCCTCTTTATTATAACCACAAAAGTACTGGACGTCCATATGACGGGATTTCGAATGAGAAATTCAAGTCACGTTATATCGATAGCTCAAATGATCCTTTATACCCGTTTGGTTTCGGATTAAGTTATACCTCTTTCGATTTCTCAGCAGTTAAATTAGATAAATCTACCCTGAAAAGTGGTCAGACTATTCAGGCAACTGTAACGGTTAAAAATACCGGAAAATTTGATGGTCATGAAATCGTACAGTTATATCTTCAGGATATTTATGGTTCGGTTACCCGCCCGGTAAAAGAGCTAAAAGGTTTCCAAAAGATCTTCCTGAAAAAGGGTGAATCTAAGAAGATTACGTTTACTATAGACACAGAAATGCTGAAGTTTTATAACTCAGATTTAAAATTTGCAGCTGAATCTGGTGACTTTAATGTCTTTATCGGCTCAAATTCAAGAGACGTTTCAACAGCTAAATTTAGCTTCACGCTTTAA